The proteins below are encoded in one region of Micromonospora yangpuensis:
- the dxs gene encoding 1-deoxy-D-xylulose-5-phosphate synthase: protein MSVDEDTANHGRLLATVRGPQDVKRMSTEQLALLGAEIRDFLIAKVSRTGGHVGPNLGVVELTIAMHRVFDSPRDRLLFDTGHQAYVHKIITGRQAGFDQLRQRGGLSGYPSQAESEHDLIENSHASTALSYADGLAKAYALRGEQRSVVAVVGDGALTGGMCWEALNNIATAGNPLVIVVNDNGRSYAPTIGGLADHLSSLRLNPGYEKVLDTVKDALGSTPLVGKPMYEVLHAVKKGIKDAVAPQAMFEDLGIKYVGPVDGHDLEAVESALRSAKSFGGPVIVHAVTRKGYGYRPAEEDEADCLHGPGGAFDVETGQLLAASAVKWTHVFADELVAIADTRPDVVGITAAMAEPTGIAKLARKHPDRVYDVGIAEQHAATSAAGLALGGMHPVVAVYATFLNRAFDQVLLDVAMHKLPVTFVLDRAGITGPDGPSHYGIWDMSVFGAVPGLRIAAPRDAATLREELREAVAVDDGPTIVRFPTGAVAADLPAVRRVGPVDVLAESARTDVLLVAVGAFGQLGMEVAGRVAEQGYGVTVVDPRWVRPVPAELVELAAGHRLVVTVEDGVRVNGVGSALAQAMRDADVRVPLRDLGVPADWHPHGTRAQILADLGLTAQDVARDVTGWISGLDSRPVDPVRLSAPDAGAQT, encoded by the coding sequence TCGGCGCGGAGATCCGGGACTTCCTGATCGCCAAGGTCTCCCGGACCGGCGGGCACGTCGGCCCCAACCTGGGCGTGGTGGAGCTGACCATCGCCATGCACCGGGTCTTCGACTCGCCCCGGGACCGGCTGCTGTTCGACACCGGCCACCAGGCGTACGTCCACAAGATCATCACTGGCCGGCAGGCCGGCTTCGACCAGCTGCGCCAGCGCGGCGGCCTCTCCGGGTATCCGAGCCAGGCCGAGAGCGAGCACGACCTGATCGAGAACTCGCACGCCTCCACCGCGCTGTCCTACGCCGACGGCCTGGCCAAGGCGTACGCGCTGCGGGGCGAGCAGCGCAGCGTGGTCGCGGTCGTCGGCGACGGCGCGCTGACCGGCGGGATGTGCTGGGAGGCGCTGAACAACATCGCCACCGCCGGCAACCCCCTGGTGATCGTGGTCAACGACAACGGCCGGTCGTACGCGCCGACCATCGGTGGCCTCGCCGACCACCTCTCCTCGCTGCGGCTCAACCCCGGCTACGAGAAGGTGCTGGACACCGTCAAGGACGCCCTCGGCTCCACCCCGCTGGTCGGCAAGCCGATGTACGAGGTGCTGCACGCGGTCAAGAAGGGCATCAAGGACGCGGTCGCCCCGCAGGCCATGTTCGAGGACCTGGGCATCAAGTACGTCGGCCCGGTCGACGGGCACGACCTGGAGGCCGTCGAGTCCGCCCTGCGGTCGGCCAAGAGTTTCGGCGGCCCGGTGATCGTGCACGCGGTGACCCGCAAGGGCTACGGCTACCGCCCCGCCGAGGAGGACGAGGCGGACTGCCTGCACGGCCCCGGCGGCGCGTTCGACGTGGAGACCGGCCAGCTGCTCGCCGCCTCGGCGGTCAAGTGGACCCACGTCTTCGCCGACGAGCTGGTAGCGATCGCCGACACCCGGCCCGACGTGGTGGGGATCACCGCCGCGATGGCCGAGCCGACCGGCATCGCCAAGCTGGCCCGCAAGCACCCCGACCGGGTGTACGACGTCGGCATCGCCGAGCAGCACGCGGCCACCTCGGCCGCCGGGCTGGCGCTCGGTGGGATGCACCCGGTGGTGGCGGTCTACGCGACCTTCCTCAACCGGGCCTTCGACCAGGTCCTGCTGGACGTGGCGATGCACAAGCTGCCGGTGACCTTCGTGCTGGACCGGGCCGGGATCACCGGCCCCGACGGCCCCAGCCACTACGGCATCTGGGACATGTCGGTCTTCGGGGCGGTGCCGGGTCTGCGGATCGCCGCCCCCCGCGACGCCGCCACGCTCCGTGAGGAGCTGCGCGAGGCGGTCGCCGTCGACGACGGCCCGACCATCGTGCGTTTCCCGACCGGGGCGGTCGCCGCCGACCTGCCGGCCGTGCGTCGGGTCGGTCCGGTGGACGTGCTGGCCGAGTCGGCCCGTACCGACGTGTTGCTGGTGGCGGTCGGTGCCTTCGGCCAGTTGGGCATGGAGGTGGCCGGCCGGGTCGCCGAGCAGGGCTACGGGGTCACCGTGGTCGACCCGCGCTGGGTCCGTCCCGTCCCGGCCGAGCTGGTCGAGCTGGCCGCCGGCCACCGGCTGGTGGTGACCGTCGAGGACGGTGTACGCGTCAACGGGGTCGGCAGCGCCCTGGCCCAGGCGATGCGCGACGCCGACGTCCGGGTGCCGCTGCGGGACCTGGGCGTGCCGGCCGACTGGCATCCGCACGGCACCCGGGCGCAGATCCTGGCCGACCTCGGGCTGACCGCCCAGGACGTGGCCCGGGACGTCACCGGCTGGATCTCCGGCCTGGACTCCCGGCCGGTCGACCCGGTGCGGCTCTCCGCCCCCGACGCCGGGGCGCAGACCTGA
- a CDS encoding PQQ-binding-like beta-propeller repeat protein, producing the protein MSVIDLGEIRPDDAPPPVADRTRPPRRALRCLLVLVLTLGTLAAAVPRPQRVSSILPASVGATAALVDDRLFVFERQSAETGGDPRLTAWALPAVDRPADRPRMLWQTQVPDLLRLFDVVVRDGLVIAAGFGERSGTTVVLDAVTGARRWRQPGSGSLTTGGNLLLTGGRGADGQIRVVEVATGRPIWVLPVGLDGAALTFRADRIERVVLTTDDGRIEVRSADTGAVLVSRPVVADPAPPSVSVIDDVVLASQGSTGSVTAYGLDRLDVRWTGSFPRVEYFVSCGPAMFCAFQRNRPISVLERDTGRIRWQSEDWWVWQELGNRLFVMAVAGSRVADPNSYGVLDAATGRVLGRVGPWQPAAGRSNTPYAPLLVRPAGERGLLVAELDVAAAEVRLLDILPGADRDCQAEADRLLCRTQDGFGVWALRRAVATRH; encoded by the coding sequence TTGTCCGTCATCGATCTGGGCGAGATACGGCCCGACGACGCCCCGCCGCCGGTCGCCGACCGGACCCGACCACCCCGACGCGCGCTGCGGTGCCTGCTGGTGTTGGTGTTGACGCTGGGTACGCTGGCCGCCGCCGTCCCACGACCGCAGCGGGTGTCCAGCATCCTGCCCGCCTCGGTCGGGGCCACCGCGGCGCTCGTCGACGACCGGCTCTTCGTGTTCGAACGACAGAGCGCGGAGACCGGTGGCGACCCCCGGTTGACCGCCTGGGCACTGCCCGCGGTGGACCGTCCCGCCGACCGGCCGCGAATGCTGTGGCAGACGCAGGTGCCGGACCTGCTCCGGCTCTTCGACGTCGTGGTACGCGACGGGCTGGTCATCGCCGCCGGGTTCGGCGAACGCAGCGGCACCACGGTGGTCCTCGACGCCGTGACCGGAGCGCGGCGCTGGCGGCAGCCGGGCAGCGGCAGCCTGACCACCGGCGGCAACCTGCTGCTCACCGGGGGCCGCGGCGCCGACGGCCAGATCCGGGTGGTGGAGGTGGCCACCGGGCGGCCGATCTGGGTGCTGCCGGTCGGCCTGGACGGGGCCGCCCTCACCTTCCGGGCCGACCGGATCGAGCGGGTGGTGCTGACCACCGACGACGGGCGGATCGAGGTCCGCTCCGCCGACACCGGGGCCGTTCTGGTAAGCAGGCCCGTCGTCGCCGATCCCGCGCCGCCGTCCGTCTCGGTGATCGACGACGTGGTGCTGGCCAGCCAGGGCAGCACCGGCTCGGTCACCGCGTACGGGCTGGACCGGCTCGACGTGCGCTGGACCGGCTCCTTCCCCCGGGTGGAGTACTTCGTCTCCTGTGGTCCGGCGATGTTCTGCGCCTTCCAGCGCAACCGCCCGATATCGGTGCTGGAACGCGACACCGGCCGCATCCGGTGGCAGAGCGAGGACTGGTGGGTCTGGCAGGAGCTGGGGAACCGGCTCTTCGTGATGGCCGTCGCCGGCTCCCGCGTCGCCGACCCGAACAGCTACGGGGTACTGGACGCCGCCACCGGCCGGGTGCTGGGCAGGGTCGGGCCGTGGCAGCCGGCGGCTGGCCGGTCCAACACGCCGTACGCCCCGCTGCTGGTCCGCCCCGCCGGTGAGCGGGGGCTGCTGGTGGCCGAGCTGGACGTCGCCGCCGCCGAGGTCCGGTTGCTCGACATCCTGCCCGGGGCGGACCGGGACTGCCAGGCCGAGGCGGACCGGCTGCTCTGCCGTACCCAGGACGGTTTCGGGGTGTGGGCCCTGCGTCGGGCGGTGGCGACCCGGCACTAG
- a CDS encoding response regulator transcription factor, which yields MRVLVVEDERNLADAIARGLRKRGMAVDVAYDGDSGHEAAFVTRYDVIVLDRDLPGVHGDQICAELAASGALTRVLMLTASGTVADRVEGLQLGADDYLPKPFAFDELVARVQALGRRATPAAPPVFELADLMLDPARRVVTRAGAPLELTNKEFGVLFELLKARGAVVSSEELLERVWDANTDPFTTIVRVTVMTLRRKLGDPPLIETVVGAGYRTAGGGA from the coding sequence ATGCGGGTGCTGGTGGTGGAGGACGAGCGGAACCTCGCCGACGCGATCGCGCGGGGGTTGCGCAAGCGTGGCATGGCGGTGGACGTCGCCTACGACGGCGACAGCGGCCACGAGGCGGCCTTCGTCACCCGGTACGACGTGATCGTCCTCGACCGGGACCTGCCCGGCGTGCACGGCGACCAGATCTGCGCCGAGCTGGCCGCCTCCGGCGCGTTGACCCGGGTGCTGATGCTGACCGCCAGCGGCACGGTCGCCGACCGGGTCGAGGGGCTGCAGCTCGGCGCGGACGACTACCTGCCGAAGCCGTTCGCCTTCGACGAACTGGTGGCCCGGGTGCAGGCGCTGGGGCGGCGGGCCACCCCGGCGGCACCGCCGGTCTTCGAGCTGGCCGACCTGATGCTCGACCCGGCCCGCCGGGTGGTCACCCGGGCCGGTGCGCCGCTGGAGCTGACCAACAAGGAGTTCGGCGTGCTCTTCGAGCTGCTCAAGGCGCGCGGCGCGGTGGTCTCCAGCGAGGAGCTGCTGGAACGGGTCTGGGACGCCAACACCGACCCGTTCACCACCATCGTCCGGGTGACCGTGATGACGCTGCGCCGCAAGCTGGGCGACCCGCCGCTGATCGAGACGGTCGTCGGTGCCGGTTACCGCACCGCCGGGGGCGGGGCGTGA
- a CDS encoding sensor histidine kinase gives MTARPRLRPTLRLRLTLLNGVLLVGAGTILVLLAWLLVRDGVRPIDELAPGSTVVLADGRVLDAAQWQLQLADAASRELLVKGLVALVVISVVGVAGAYAVAGRALRPLQQVTSTAQLLGEATLDQRIGYSGADDEVAELAKTFDAMLDRLAESFEAQKRFVANASHELRTPLAVMRTEIDVTLSDDEADIAEYRRMATVVRDASERANGLVDALLVLARSEAQAARPLGRRTECDLADGTANALSAVRREVDRIGLRVTTTLEPAPVVGDPGLLDRLAGNLIENAVRYNHLHGRVWVRTGSDGHRSWLVVGNTGFEVDQADVPGLFEPFRRGGRERTGARGSGLGLSIVRAVCDAHHGTVRVFAQPGGGLEVTVNLPAPSE, from the coding sequence GTGACCGCCCGGCCCCGGTTGCGGCCCACCCTGCGACTGCGGTTGACCCTGCTCAACGGGGTGCTGCTGGTCGGCGCCGGCACGATCCTGGTGCTGCTGGCCTGGCTGCTGGTCCGCGACGGGGTACGCCCGATCGACGAGCTGGCCCCGGGCAGCACGGTGGTGCTGGCCGACGGCCGGGTGCTCGACGCCGCCCAGTGGCAGCTCCAGCTGGCCGACGCGGCCTCCCGGGAGCTGCTGGTCAAGGGGCTCGTGGCGCTGGTGGTGATCAGCGTGGTCGGGGTCGCCGGGGCGTACGCGGTGGCCGGGCGGGCGTTACGTCCACTGCAACAGGTGACCTCGACCGCGCAGCTGCTCGGCGAGGCCACCCTGGACCAGCGGATCGGCTACTCGGGCGCGGACGACGAGGTGGCGGAGCTGGCCAAGACGTTCGACGCGATGCTGGACCGGTTGGCCGAGTCGTTCGAGGCGCAGAAGCGGTTCGTCGCCAACGCCTCGCACGAACTGCGGACACCGCTGGCGGTGATGCGTACCGAGATCGACGTGACACTCAGCGACGACGAGGCGGACATCGCCGAGTACCGCCGGATGGCGACCGTGGTCCGGGACGCCTCCGAACGGGCCAACGGCCTGGTCGACGCGCTGCTGGTGCTGGCCCGCAGCGAGGCACAGGCCGCCCGGCCGCTCGGCCGCCGCACCGAGTGCGACCTGGCCGACGGCACGGCCAACGCGCTGTCCGCGGTACGCCGGGAGGTGGACCGGATCGGGCTGCGGGTCACCACCACGCTGGAGCCGGCCCCGGTGGTCGGCGACCCCGGCCTGCTGGACCGGCTGGCCGGCAACCTGATCGAGAACGCGGTCCGCTACAACCACCTGCACGGGCGGGTCTGGGTGCGGACCGGCTCCGACGGCCACCGCTCCTGGTTGGTGGTGGGCAACACCGGCTTCGAGGTCGACCAGGCCGACGTGCCGGGACTGTTCGAGCCGTTCCGGCGCGGCGGTCGGGAGCGTACCGGGGCCCGCGGCTCCGGCCTGGGGCTCTCCATCGTCCGGGCGGTCTGCGACGCCCACCACGGCACCGTCCGGGTGTTCGCCCAGCCCGGCGGCGGCCTCGAGGTAACCGTCAACCTCCCCGCCCCCTCCGAGTAA
- a CDS encoding AEC family transporter — translation MLAAFVPIWLLTGFGWLAGRYRLLGGDADRVLGAFVFHLAMPAALFTALSRSPLTFDARALGAFAASTVLTMALGFGLSGPVLRRFGGVGRGRWFGRAGWVRRRRGGAESGGDGQRATAGPGGDGQQAAAGPGGEGQWAAAGPGGEGQWAAAGSGVGERTIAAMAAGYVNAANLGIPVVLQVLGSAAFLTEVLLFQVLVVTPVILVLLDRGTGRRLRPGRLVSLPLRNPVLAGLTLGALCSGLDWRVPALVAEPVALLGAAAVPAALVTLGLSLTTRGAGRAGEGAQVALCGGLKLLVQPALAWAIGTLAGLDGTRLLALVVCAALPAAQNTYIYAREYGQGASLARRAVITSTALSMATLAAIAWWLG, via the coding sequence GTGCTCGCCGCCTTCGTGCCGATCTGGTTGTTGACCGGCTTCGGCTGGCTGGCCGGCCGGTACCGGTTGCTGGGCGGCGATGCCGACCGGGTGCTCGGCGCCTTCGTCTTCCACCTGGCCATGCCGGCCGCGCTCTTCACCGCCCTGTCCCGTAGCCCGCTCACCTTCGACGCCCGTGCGCTCGGCGCGTTCGCCGCCAGCACGGTGCTGACCATGGCCCTCGGGTTCGGGTTGAGCGGCCCCGTCCTACGCCGTTTCGGCGGTGTGGGGCGGGGCCGCTGGTTCGGCCGGGCGGGGTGGGTCCGCCGACGGCGCGGAGGTGCGGAGTCCGGCGGGGACGGGCAGCGGGCCACGGCCGGCCCCGGCGGGGACGGGCAGCAGGCTGCGGCGGGTCCCGGCGGGGAGGGGCAGTGGGCCGCGGCGGGTCCAGGCGGGGAGGGGCAGTGGGCCGCGGCGGGGTCGGGCGTGGGGGAGCGGACCATCGCGGCGATGGCCGCCGGCTACGTCAACGCCGCCAACCTGGGCATCCCCGTGGTGTTGCAGGTGCTGGGCAGCGCGGCGTTCCTGACCGAGGTGCTGCTGTTCCAGGTGCTGGTGGTCACCCCGGTGATCCTCGTCCTGCTCGACCGGGGGACGGGGCGGCGGCTGCGCCCGGGGCGACTGGTCAGCCTGCCGTTGCGTAACCCGGTCCTGGCCGGGCTGACCCTCGGCGCGCTCTGCTCCGGACTGGACTGGCGGGTACCCGCACTGGTGGCCGAACCGGTGGCGCTGCTGGGCGCGGCGGCGGTGCCGGCAGCGCTGGTAACCCTGGGGTTGTCCCTGACCACCCGGGGTGCCGGTCGCGCCGGGGAGGGTGCCCAGGTCGCGCTCTGCGGTGGGCTCAAGTTGCTGGTCCAGCCGGCGCTGGCCTGGGCGATCGGCACCCTGGCCGGGCTGGACGGCACGCGGCTGCTCGCCCTCGTGGTCTGCGCCGCACTGCCGGCGGCCCAGAACACCTACATCTACGCCCGGGAGTACGGCCAGGGTGCCTCGCTGGCCCGACGCGCCGTCATCACCAGTACGGCCCTGTCGATGGCCACGCTGGCCGCGATCGCCTGGTGGCTCGGCTGA
- a CDS encoding 3-hydroxyacyl-CoA dehydrogenase NAD-binding domain-containing protein, translated as MSALVAPNEVVTRALLRHVDVPGLDRRAALITLDNGHDHTKPNTFGPAGLASLDEAISAALAADPAFVAITGKPYIFSVGADLVGLPALADRDQALEIGRLGHRIFARLRDSPVPTFAFVNGAAMGGGLELALHCHYRTLSGGATALALPEVFLGLVPGWGGTQLLPNLVGIPAATQVILQNPLTQNKMLKPKQAAEMGLADVLLEPADFLERSLLWAADVVSGRVTVTRPEVDRDMWAGVLYFARQTLDQRLHGAVPAAYRALDLLETAKDADFATGTAAEDEALADLIFSEELRSGLYAFDLVQRRAKRPAGAPDKGLARPVTKVGIVGAGLMAGQLALLFARRLQVPVVLTDLDQARVEAGVAYVHSQIEKQVTRGRLDKGTAAKMYGLVSGATTAEAFAASTPGQRTSFADCDFVIEAVFEDLSVKKQVWAELEKIVSPEAVLATNTSSLSVTAMAADLEHPQRLVGFHFFNPVAVLPLLEIVRGERTDDATLATAFAVGRQLKKSSVLVSDAPAFVVNRLLTRFLGTVFAAVDAGTPLEVANNALDPLGLPMRPLALLQLVGPAVAHHVAGTLHEAFPDRFTVSGNLKRIADSGQPIVVDDEINAEVAKLLVVGDQPLTAEQVRQNALDALAEEIRLMLDEGVVAEAQDIDLCLILGAGWPFHLGGITPYLDRTGTSERVTGRRFLPPGAASLPG; from the coding sequence GTGAGCGCACTCGTCGCACCGAACGAGGTCGTCACCAGGGCGTTGCTGCGGCACGTCGACGTGCCGGGGCTGGACCGTCGGGCCGCCCTGATCACCCTGGACAACGGCCACGACCACACCAAGCCCAACACCTTCGGGCCGGCCGGGCTGGCCAGCCTGGACGAGGCGATCAGCGCCGCCCTCGCGGCGGACCCGGCGTTCGTCGCGATCACCGGCAAGCCGTACATCTTCTCGGTCGGGGCCGACCTCGTCGGCCTGCCGGCGCTGGCGGACCGGGACCAGGCGCTGGAGATCGGTCGGCTCGGGCACCGGATCTTCGCCCGGCTCCGGGACAGCCCGGTGCCCACCTTCGCCTTCGTCAACGGCGCGGCGATGGGCGGCGGCCTGGAGCTGGCCCTGCACTGCCACTACCGCACGCTCTCCGGCGGCGCGACGGCGCTGGCCCTGCCGGAGGTCTTCCTCGGTCTGGTCCCCGGCTGGGGCGGCACCCAGCTCCTGCCGAACCTGGTCGGCATCCCGGCCGCCACCCAGGTGATCCTGCAGAACCCGCTGACCCAGAACAAGATGCTCAAGCCGAAGCAGGCCGCCGAGATGGGCCTCGCGGACGTGCTGCTGGAGCCGGCGGACTTCCTGGAGCGTTCCCTGCTGTGGGCGGCCGACGTCGTCTCCGGCCGGGTCACCGTGACCCGCCCCGAGGTCGACAGGGACATGTGGGCCGGCGTGCTGTACTTCGCCCGGCAGACCCTCGACCAGCGGCTGCACGGCGCGGTGCCGGCGGCGTACCGGGCGTTGGACCTGTTGGAGACGGCGAAGGACGCGGACTTCGCCACCGGCACCGCCGCCGAGGACGAGGCGCTTGCCGACCTGATCTTCTCCGAGGAGCTGCGCAGCGGCCTGTACGCCTTCGACCTGGTCCAGCGGCGGGCCAAGCGCCCGGCCGGCGCGCCGGACAAGGGGCTGGCCCGGCCGGTGACCAAGGTCGGCATCGTCGGCGCCGGTCTGATGGCCGGCCAGCTCGCGCTGCTGTTCGCCCGCCGCCTCCAGGTACCGGTCGTGCTGACCGACCTGGACCAGGCCCGGGTCGAGGCCGGCGTGGCCTACGTACACAGCCAGATCGAGAAGCAGGTAACCCGGGGCCGCTTGGACAAGGGCACCGCCGCCAAGATGTACGGCCTGGTCAGCGGCGCGACAACGGCAGAGGCCTTCGCTGCCTCGACTCCGGGTCAGCGCACTTCGTTCGCTGACTGTGACTTCGTCATCGAGGCCGTCTTCGAGGACCTGTCGGTCAAGAAGCAGGTCTGGGCCGAGCTGGAGAAGATCGTCTCCCCGGAGGCGGTGCTGGCGACGAACACCTCGTCGCTGTCGGTCACCGCGATGGCCGCCGACCTGGAGCATCCGCAGCGGCTGGTCGGGTTCCACTTCTTCAACCCGGTAGCCGTGCTGCCGCTGCTGGAGATCGTCCGGGGCGAACGCACCGACGACGCCACCCTGGCCACCGCGTTCGCGGTCGGCAGGCAGCTCAAGAAGTCCTCGGTGCTGGTCTCCGACGCCCCGGCGTTCGTGGTCAACCGCCTGCTCACCCGGTTCCTCGGTACGGTCTTCGCCGCCGTCGACGCCGGTACGCCGCTGGAGGTGGCCAACAACGCGCTGGACCCGTTGGGCCTGCCGATGCGCCCCCTGGCGCTGCTCCAGCTCGTCGGCCCGGCGGTGGCCCACCACGTGGCCGGCACCCTGCACGAGGCGTTCCCGGACCGGTTCACCGTCAGCGGGAACCTCAAGCGCATCGCCGACAGCGGTCAGCCGATCGTGGTCGACGACGAGATCAACGCGGAGGTGGCGAAGCTGCTGGTCGTCGGTGACCAGCCGTTGACCGCCGAGCAGGTACGCCAGAACGCCCTCGACGCACTGGCCGAGGAGATCCGGCTGATGCTCGACGAGGGGGTCGTCGCCGAGGCGCAGGACATCGACCTGTGCCTGATCCTCGGGGCCGGCTGGCCGTTCCACCTGGGCGGCATCACGCCGTACCTGGACCGGACCGGCACCAGCGAGCGGGTCACCGGCCGGCGGTTCCTGCCGCCCGGCGCGGCGAGCCTGCCCGGCTGA
- a CDS encoding thiolase family protein, with translation MPREVRDVVFVDGVRTPFGKAGGMYADTRADDLVIRCIRELLRRNPQLPPDRVEEVAIAATTQIGDQGLTIGRTAALLSGLPRTVPGFAIDRMCAGAMTAVTTVAGGIAMGAYDVAIAGGVEHMGRHPMGEGVDPNPRIVAEKLVDPSALVMGATAENLHDRVPHITKARTDAFALASQQKTAKAYANGKLQDDLVPVAIRDQEQGWGLATVDEAPRDTSLEKLAGLKTPFRPHGKVTAGNAAGLNDGATASLIAAETTARELGLPIAMRLVSYGFVGVEPEVMGVGPIPSTEKALRIAGLTIDDIGLFELNEAFAVQVLAFLDHFGIADDDPRVNQWGGAIAIGHPLASSGVRLMTQLARQFAEHPEVRYGLTAMCIGIGMGGTVIWENPHWTGSDGSAQRTASDASAQREGGDHK, from the coding sequence GTGCCCCGTGAAGTCCGCGATGTCGTCTTCGTCGACGGCGTCCGCACCCCGTTCGGCAAGGCGGGCGGCATGTACGCCGACACCCGCGCCGACGACCTGGTGATCCGCTGCATCCGCGAGCTGCTGCGCCGCAACCCGCAGCTGCCCCCGGACCGGGTGGAGGAGGTGGCCATCGCCGCCACCACCCAGATCGGCGACCAGGGCCTGACCATCGGCCGCACCGCCGCCCTGCTGTCCGGCCTGCCCAGGACGGTGCCCGGCTTCGCCATCGACCGGATGTGCGCGGGCGCGATGACCGCGGTGACCACCGTCGCCGGGGGCATCGCCATGGGCGCGTACGACGTGGCGATCGCCGGGGGCGTCGAACACATGGGCCGGCACCCGATGGGCGAGGGGGTCGACCCCAACCCGCGGATCGTCGCCGAGAAACTCGTCGACCCGTCCGCCCTGGTCATGGGGGCCACCGCGGAGAACCTGCACGACCGGGTCCCGCACATCACCAAGGCCCGCACCGACGCGTTCGCGCTGGCCTCGCAGCAGAAGACCGCCAAGGCGTACGCCAACGGCAAGCTGCAGGACGACCTGGTGCCGGTCGCGATCCGCGACCAGGAGCAGGGCTGGGGCCTGGCCACCGTCGACGAGGCGCCCCGGGACACCTCGCTGGAGAAGCTCGCCGGCCTCAAGACCCCGTTCCGCCCGCACGGCAAGGTCACCGCGGGCAACGCGGCCGGTCTCAACGACGGGGCCACCGCCAGCCTGATCGCCGCCGAGACCACCGCCCGCGAGCTGGGCCTGCCGATCGCCATGCGGCTGGTGTCGTACGGCTTCGTCGGCGTGGAGCCCGAGGTGATGGGGGTCGGCCCGATCCCGTCGACCGAGAAGGCGCTGCGCATCGCCGGCCTGACCATCGACGACATCGGCCTGTTCGAGCTGAACGAGGCGTTCGCCGTGCAGGTGCTCGCCTTCCTCGACCACTTCGGCATCGCCGACGACGACCCCCGGGTCAACCAGTGGGGCGGCGCGATCGCCATCGGCCACCCGCTGGCCTCCTCCGGGGTACGACTGATGACCCAGCTGGCCCGGCAGTTCGCCGAGCATCCCGAGGTCCGCTACGGGCTCACCGCGATGTGCATCGGCATCGGCATGGGCGGAACGGTGATCTGGGAGAACCCGCACTGGACGGGATCAGACGGGTCCGCACAACGGACGGCGTCCGACGCATCCGCGCAGCGGGAGGGTGGAGACCACAAGTGA
- a CDS encoding ribonuclease D, with amino-acid sequence MTDEPPLHRRAAESRPENEPPQPSAPAVDGDGVPDSGGPVPLTAPRDGTPEPVATPEELAEVVARFAAGSGPIALDAERASGYRYSQRAYLVQLRRAGAGTALIDPLPLGDLSSLDAVIGEAEWVLHAANQDLPCLAEVGLRPRRLFDTELAARLAGFERVGLAALTEQLLGYTLEKHHSAADWSSRPLPESWLTYAALDVEMLTDLRDALDAELRRQGKSAWAAEEFAALVLAGTRPPRVRAEPWRRTSGIHRVRGARAQARVRSLWYARDQIAARRDAAPGRVLPDSAIVAAAELDPRDEKTLLTLPGFGGRSVRRLARTWLAALDEARQLPDTQLPVSPTVEGPPPPHRWAERDPVAAARLARCREVVVRIAGEHRLPPENLITPDSVRRLAWQPPVEITEAAVTEFLRGVGAREWQLDLLVPVLTPALETPAQG; translated from the coding sequence GTGACCGACGAACCACCCCTGCACCGTCGGGCCGCCGAAAGTCGTCCGGAAAACGAACCGCCCCAGCCGTCCGCCCCGGCGGTCGACGGGGACGGCGTCCCGGACTCCGGCGGTCCCGTGCCCCTGACCGCCCCGCGTGACGGCACCCCGGAGCCGGTGGCCACCCCGGAGGAGCTCGCCGAGGTGGTGGCCCGTTTCGCCGCCGGCAGCGGGCCGATCGCGCTGGACGCCGAGCGTGCCTCCGGATACCGCTACAGCCAGCGGGCGTACCTCGTGCAGTTGCGCCGCGCCGGTGCCGGCACGGCCCTGATCGACCCGTTACCGCTGGGCGACCTGAGCAGCCTGGACGCGGTGATCGGCGAGGCCGAGTGGGTGCTGCACGCCGCCAACCAGGATCTGCCCTGCCTGGCGGAGGTGGGGTTGCGCCCACGCCGGCTCTTCGACACGGAACTGGCCGCCCGGCTGGCTGGGTTCGAGCGGGTCGGCCTGGCCGCGCTGACCGAACAGCTGCTCGGCTACACCCTGGAGAAGCACCACTCGGCGGCGGACTGGTCGAGCCGACCGTTGCCGGAGTCGTGGTTGACCTACGCCGCGCTGGACGTGGAGATGCTCACCGACCTGCGTGACGCCCTCGACGCGGAGCTGCGGCGGCAGGGCAAGTCGGCGTGGGCCGCCGAGGAGTTCGCCGCGCTGGTCCTGGCCGGCACCCGGCCGCCCCGGGTCCGGGCGGAGCCGTGGCGGCGTACCTCCGGCATCCACCGGGTGCGCGGCGCCCGGGCGCAGGCCCGGGTCCGCTCGCTGTGGTACGCCCGGGACCAGATCGCGGCGCGCCGGGACGCGGCGCCGGGGCGGGTGTTGCCGGACTCGGCGATCGTCGCCGCCGCCGAGCTGGACCCCAGGGACGAGAAGACGCTGCTGACCCTGCCCGGTTTCGGCGGGCGGTCGGTACGCCGGTTGGCCCGGACCTGGCTCGCCGCGCTGGACGAGGCCCGGCAGCTGCCCGACACGCAGCTGCCGGTGAGTCCGACGGTGGAGGGGCCCCCGCCGCCGCACCGCTGGGCGGAGCGGGACCCGGTGGCGGCGGCCCGGTTGGCCCGGTGCCGCGAGGTGGTCGTCCGGATCGCCGGTGAGCACCGCCTCCCGCCGGAGAACCTGATCACCCCGGACTCGGTACGCCGGCTGGCCTGGCAGCCGCCCGTGGAGATCACCGAGGCCGCCGTGACGGAGTTCCTGCGGGGCGTCGGTGCCCGGGAGTGGCAACTGGATCTTCTCGTGCCGGTCCTCACACCCGCGCTGGAAACCCCGGCTCAGGGGTGA